TGCTGCTGACTGTGTGTCGTGAACCAGCCCGGCGGGAAGCCTTTTGAACCGCGTCGggtggcgatggcgatgagTTGACGAGCCTTTGTGATCTGGGCGCACTCCCGCGGCACGGCGCCCTCGCTGCCGACGCGAAGCGCGCATCTCTCCCTTCCGATTAATGACGGAAGCCAAGCCCTACACCTTGTGCGTCCCCGGAtctccgcgcgccgtccgaccgccgacgaagacgcacgagcgacgcgtgaAAACTAACccgcccccccgccccccttCTCACCGCAGCACGACCAAGGTGCCCTTCTCTtcagccgcggacgccgaggctgttTGCGCGACGCTCAGCGTGGATAACGAGCTTCAGCCCGACAAGGTCACCAAGAAGCTTTCGGTCGAGGGcaacgagctcgtcgcgtgAGTCGCCCGGACCCaggcccgcgcgcccgccgcccaccccgcgcggATCGGCGCTCGTTTTTTTTTTTGAAACAAAATCGCCCCTCCGTCTGACCGTCGCGCCCCACGCCCGTCGCAGCGAGTTCTCGGCGACCGAGACCaggctcctccgcgcggccgTGGCCGCGTTCCTGGACCTGCTCAACCTATCCATCCGCACCCTCGAGAAGTTCGGCTCGGTCGaggcccccgccgcgtgaACAGCGCCGGTGGGCATcggacgggggcgggtctCCCGCGTGACTCCCTCGGgtttcgcgtcggcgtcgttggGCGTTAGTTATAGATTGGCGGGCTCGGGACGGCTCGGAGTCGTCACCCGCCGTAGGCTGGATCCATGGACAGGTACCACATATACGAAGCCATAGGCCGGGGTAAGCACAGCGTCGTGTACAAGGGCCGGCGCAAGAAGACCATCCAGCACTACGCCATCAAGTCGGTGGACAAGTCGCAACGCCCCCGGGTGCTGCAGGAGGTGCAGGTGCTCCGGTCCCTCTCGCACGACCTGGTGCTCAAGTTCTACGCGTGGTACGAGACCCAGAACCACCTCTGGCTCATCCTGGAGTACTGCGTGGGCGGGGACCTCCTGGCGCTGCTCAGGCAGGATGAGGCGCTCCCGCCGAAATCGGTGGCGGCGTTTGGGAgagacctcgccgtcgccctccgcgtgCTGCATAAGAGCGGTACCTTACACTGCGACTTGAAGCCGTCGAACGTGCTGGTGGACGAGAACGGGCGGTTGAAGCTGTGCGGGTTCGGGCTGGCGAAAaagacggcggacgcggcgaaagACGGACCGGGGGgggtgagcggcggcggcgagggcgggccGAAGGACGGCTTGAGCAAGCGCGGAACGCCGTGCTACATGGCGCCGGAGCTCTtcaccgagggcggcgtgcaCTCGTACGCCTCAGACCTGTACGCGCTGGGGTGCGTGTTGTACGAGTGCTGCGTCGGGAAGCCCCCGTTCGTGTCCAACTCGCTGACGGAGCTGATGGAGATGATCCTGAACGACGATCCACCGCCGCTTTTCaacggcgaacgcgctcgcgaggtcggcgagtctccggccggcggcggatccgcggTCGGACCCGACccgcccacccccgcgctcgccgacctcATTACCGGCCTGCTCGAGAAGGACCCGGCGCGAAGGCTGGACTGGAACGCGGTGTTGCGCCACCCGTTCTGGCGCGAGTCCGGGACCGGGTCGTGCGCGGAGGATCTTTTGACGTTGGCCTCGCACCCGCTCCCGCCCCAGCCCGCGTTTCAGAcgtacctcgcggcgtccgggacctcggggcgcgcggaggtggtcgCGCACGTCTCCGATcgtctcgcggcgctgacgacgtcgtcgtccgccagcCCGGCGGGCAGTTCGACGGGGCCCAACcaacgacgggggcgcggcaaagaagggggcggcggcggcggcgacgagaacgcgtcgcccgggagcggcggcggcggtcggcggaGGACGTCCTCATCCGGGTTCACGCACCagaacgcgtcgccctcctcacGCGAGGCGCTTCGCATGTCGGTCAACGCGAGGGCCAacctggagcgcgagggggCGGGTGCGTACGCGAGCAGGACGCCGGAGAAGAGGCGGAGTTcgacggaggagggcggcgcagccggcggcggcgatccgaGCCCCggcccgggcgcgagcgacgtggAACTCGCggacaccgacgccgagctcaactttgccgacgcgacgcgggacgacgggggAGTTAACGACGGGGGAGTCAACGACCGCGAACATAACCGGTCCCgtcccgcgagcgcggatcccgccggcgacgagcacgcgACGCTGTCCCGGGTCGGGTCCGCTCGCGTGGGTGGGGGAACGGGCGACAGAGGTGTTTTGGACGAAGAGGAAGatggggaggaggaggatggggatGGGGACCTTTTGGGGG
The genomic region above belongs to Micromonas commoda chromosome 4, complete sequence and contains:
- a CDS encoding predicted protein, translating into MTEAKPYTLCVPGSPRAVRPPTKTHERRVKTNPPPRPPSHRSTTKVPFSSAADAEAVCATLSVDNELQPDKVTKKLSVEGNELRVLGDRDQAPPRGRGRVPGPAQPIHPHPREVRLGRGPRRVNSAGGHRTGAGLPRDSLGFRVGVVGR